Proteins encoded by one window of Marinifilum sp. JC120:
- a CDS encoding paraslipin produces the protein MVSTAMSVYGKVKGKSGSVKAGKKEGQGEFDFTLE, from the coding sequence CATGGTTAGCACTGCCATGAGCGTTTACGGTAAGGTTAAGGGAAAGAGCGGCAGCGTAAAAGCTGGGAAGAAAGAAGGTCAGGGAGAATTCGATTTTACTTTGGAATAA